The window tttagaattaaattcgGCAAGATTTGCAGCGTTTTGGCTCTCTTGGATATAGTATAGATTGCCAATTCGCTTTGCTGTTATCAGTACATTATCATTTATGTCAGATATTGtcgctttttctttttcaaagaggattttataatttttatctgtcATTTTTGACACTGACAGTAAATTAGTTCTTAAATCATTCACATATAAAACACGATCTAATTTCACTGTCTTTTGtttattaccatcattaatatttattttaatttcaccaACACCacttatttttgttgaatcatTATTGACAAggcttaattttaaatttgtttaaatagcTTATTGTTTGCAGTGATATGTGATGTACTGCCACTATCTAAGcaccataaatttttatcgtttGATTTGTTAGCATTGTTTACATAATTCATTAATGCGATTTCTTCATTTGTTTGAGCACTTGCAGCGagttcaatattttcatcgtattcatcttcttcttcttcttctgcaTAATTtgcatgtttataaatatttttcgaataGCAATCTTTTGCATGGTGATTGTAACCATTGCACCTTTCACAGCGTATTGTATTGCTTGACTTTCTGTCAAAAcctttgttattgttgttgtgcGGGGTCCATCTTCTCTGTCCATTCGTTCCTCCGCCtctgttgttattgttatacCGGTCATCTGTTTCTGTGTGTGACGGCGGTTTATGTGCAGGTCGTTTTCCACCTCGAGAAAACGAGTTTCGATTGCTCGGGCCTTTTCGGCCAAACGAAGATTTTGCGTACATGGCTCTCTGACCTTGACTGTTTCCACTATTTTCTGTAATAGATTTTCTTGCATCTGACTCTTCTAGAAGTTTCGAGCGCAGATCTTGCAATGATGGAAAAGTCTCTCTAgtcataattatcattctaaaattttcaaattcttcaggcaaactatttaataaaaacatggcCAAAATTTCATCTGTTACttccaaatttatttgtttggatTTATTAACAAGGTCAAAGTATCCATTAATATTATCTCCGATGCTTTTTGCGCTATCCATTTTAAAACGAGTAAGCATGGCAAGTAAAGTCACTCTATTTATTGGTGCACTTGACTGAtgctcatttttaattttgtcccaTAATTCTTTGGACGTATTTGTAGAATTAATACTTTGTAATTCACTAGCTGAAACGGCTAGGATTATTTCACATCTGGCCAGTTTATCTTTTTGATTCCAATCATCACATTCTGTTGGAGGTTTTGTTTTAACGCCTGATACGATATCCCAGAGAtccaatttatataaatatgattcCATCCGGACTTTctatatttcataattatcatgtttTAATGGATCAATTGAGATAACGTGAGATTTCGCCATTGtcactaatttttatatatataagcacTCACTGTTCACACGCGGTTTCTGATGCAATAGACGCTACACGTTTTCACTAGACGCGTTGTACGTTAAacgagaaaatttatttaaatgcttgttatttaattttaggcTAAATGCCTGGGCCCATAACCTGTTGGTTATGTGAGGGtagatcataaataataacaagtacagtttaatattattggttacgtttatttaattagcaGTCAGACAATATATAATGCGAGGCAAGAGTGTAAAGTGCACGGCGGCCGAAACTGGAATGAGTATATTATATAGGAGTGCATATAGTGTGTGTGTAGTGTATGGTTGTGTATGTTTGTTTAGTGTCAGCCTGTAAGTTAAGATTTGTGTCCGGTAGTGTAGcagttgtaaatatatttagtcaGGGACGTGTCATCAGACTTTGTATCTCCAACAGTGCTAATCGATCCATGACTCCAGGAGagaatatttcataaaataatctaTAGGTTTGTTACAATATACATCTATGTTGATATCAATGATCTatcattcaaattaataaatagagaTACACATTAACGATTATAATCACTTGTGTAGGACAAAATCCACCAAGAGTCGATGAAACAACAGCATTaccaataacaaataaaaaaaatttactttatactaaactaaatataattgaatcaTATCCCTAATATAATTGAAGAAACAAAATATCGTAGACGACCTGGTGTTTTaactatttatcaattttatatgtttttctaATTACCGAAGGATGTTGCAACATGTTAAGTtacaaagaataaatttaacctaaaaaattaacaagtaggcaacttcctttccttagccattttttctatagaaatctaatttattatatacaattaacTCTTTTTCAAtcgtaaattgaatttaaaattgatacatataactttgtttatattattttaatttattcgaaGAAATCTGCCATTGAGCTAGTAAAGCAGACTTGAGACCGATACTGTAGAAAATAAACAGGATTACCATATGAATGAAACATAACTGAACCTTGGCCGGGGAATCAGAAGGAACTAGACTGCAAAATAAGCCGCCTCAAAAATACACGTAGTGCTGGGCAGGGATGGGCATATTGTGAGTTTTTGAGTTGTTTACAATTATCCGTAGATAAAACGTTTAAAACAGGATAAAACGGATAAAACCCACGTGATCTCTCAGTAACTCAAATTTTATCCATATgcatagctactgcttgtccttagtcatttatttatttacaaatgaaatacatgttatttattttaaaaaagtaagaaTGTTCAAGGAAAAGGCTAGAGATGTAAAAATaccggtattttttttaccaaatggGTGTTCTGTATGTTAAAATACGGTATCAAACTGAATTTTTGATACGATACCGTATTAATACCAAATACACCCCTATAGATGTAAAAAATTCGGTATCAAAAGTTCAACATTGAGTGGCGCTAGTGTCAATTTTACTGTCCGCCATCTTTTTTGCACcgaactttaaaattttttactatcaaaataaatgaagcgaattaattatttaattatcgagtctaaataattaattattaaaatttttcattaaatagaatagaaaaaaatagaaaaaacaatatctgtaataaaaattgaataaaggtatacataaattattaaactattataaattgacataaataaataaaataaataatttattattaaacttttttattatttcattataagaaaattttttattgcttagTACAGTCTTGGGATTGTAGTAGCAcctgaaatatataatattttaatattattttaaagtttcataaaaaaaaatatattaagtatatatttttattgtttaaaaatattatattcttattattatatatacttattatGCTAAATAGTACTTTTGACCAGATCAACTAGTCTTGATTAGCTTTATCacatttgtcattttaattatcaccatcatcatcatcatcatcatcatcatcatcatcatcatcatcatcatcttgatgaACAACAttaccatcatcattatcatccaGCCCAGACATtcactgcttttttttttctatttttttttttggcttgaaataatttttcgttaTGCACAATAAAAGCAATTTTAGCTGCTCTATCAACTAATAAACGATTTCTTCTCCGTGAGTGGATCCAACCATGTGTACTGAAAGTCTTTTCAGTAAGAGCGTTGTactatttaaagaaaatatagcAGCACTTATTGTACTTAGTGAACTTACAGGAGCCTGTGAAGTCCACCACTCAAAAGGACTTAGAAGATTACTTCTAATGATATGTAGCTTTTGGACCAAATCCCTATTTTATCCAGATATTTACGCAGCtctattgtaaaaatttcaatatttaaattgaaatgttCAGCCAACTGATGAATAAAATCTGTTGCTAAATCAATATCTTTTGGTTCTAAATTTTTACCTCTGAACAAAGGATCTAACATATTTGCAGCATAGTGAACAGGACGAAGAGCCATTGCTTGacgtttttcaaattttttcataattaattcattatctcCAGCATCTAGCACAGGCGTTTCCACAtgttttatcaaatgatatttCATTTCATAAAAACACTCTGATACTAAACTTAAATTTGGTCTATCACCTTCAAGTTTTGATATCCATTTATGTATTGGTTTAAGTATAACAGtgatattgaataatttgaaCCAAAATGTTTCAGGATGCTcaagaataatttttgatgttaAAGGTTTCATGTATTGTTCTGCTTTTTTTGATACtgccaaattttttaaattatgtttgTTAACAAGTAAactttttaaacataaataaattgcacCAAATCGTGTGTTTGGAGGTAATTTCAAGCTGGTTGAAACTTTATCAGGATTATCTTTCTGAATTTGTTCGAAAGTTGCCAACAATATTTGGTTggattttatttcatttataatatttttagcaaCATCTAAGAGCTTTTGTACAGAATTTAATGAACCAATATctttgagaaataaatttaaaatatgggCAACACATCCATAAGATGATATCCAAGGTTTTGTAGAAGTGacaattttacttgattttccCATCACACTTGCATTGTCAGCAACCAATCCAACAACTTTATTTGGATCAACTTCATGAATTACTTTGTTTATTTCTTGAGCTATGTAATCACTATTATGACTATTTGTCCCAGTTGCAActgatttaacaaataatggtGCATGTGTagttacaataaaattaattactcccTGACTGTTTACATTGGACCAGCCATCACATTGGATACCAACAGCTGGTGCTTTTTTAATTAGTTCTTTTACTTTGTTGTTCATCTCGTTGTATACTTCATCATTAGATAGCTTATTACGTGAGGGTAATATGAGTGATGGACGAATagctttaaaatatttaatccaCAAAGGATTTTCAGTGAGTGTCAATGGCAAACCAGAAGCATAAATGGTCTTTGCCATAAGTATATCATAATGTTGTTGATCTTTTAAAGCTACtgtatcaaaataatttttaacagttTTTTTGGCTCGTTttgaatgatgatgatcataaTGACGTTGTTCTTGATCATTTTTACGTTTTTGGCATTTATTAGGACTTTCTGATGCAGATGTTGGTTTTTGTGGATCACTTGAATCTTCAGTTATGAAAGAATTATCTGTCGAACCACTACTGTTTAATGATACagacaatttattttctcttatttttaatgaattattgaatttaataaacgGTTTCAGACGAGAAATAACTGATGGATCTCGATGTTTGCACTGGTTCAGCAAGTGATCCTTCATACGACTTGCATTCCATGCATAATTTTTGTTACAAATTTGCATAGAAAAATGTCACATTTACTTTCTGTTGTCGTGGGCAAAAAGAACTTCTTGATGACatctttcaatttatttgccattattgataattgaatGAATCAAGAGCcctaaaagaaagaaaataattgaacataattatttacagaCAATAAacagacaaaaaatataaactaaccTCGTTTGCTTATGccacagtatatttttaatttagatttatttattggcaattaaataattcagtgtcctaaaattaatcaaatatacgaatgaattttataataaaaattactggtgcaatttataaacaattatatttataaattatttaattaagttATTACCTCTATTGTATCATTTATCTTATTTCTTTGggtttttttccatcaacaaaaaaaaataaataataataattgtttctaAAATGGCTGATGCCATGTGCCACTGCCCACTAGCGCCAAGATGTACAAATTTTTGATACCGTATTGCTACCGTATTTTTACATCTAAAGAGGTGTATTTTAGTATCAAATGACAGATACCGTATTTTTACGTGGGAACATCGGTATTTCGGTATCTGTATGGTATTTGGCGCTCGGTATTAATACGGTATTAATACGGTATTTAATACGGTACCGTATCGACTCACATCTCTAAGTACAGCGCTTCGCAGACTACTTTACTGCTACGGcagtatatggttgtatacaaaccgTTTTTTCCGGgatattaattatgaaaaacaaGATCGGTAACACAGAACATCACTTCACAATGTTTGTCTCTCCACCTAGACAACGAAGCTGCAGTCAAGATCATATAACAAATATGACGgaacaaacaaataacaacaatgaTACAGCTGTCaatctgaaaataaataataacaccaAACAGAAACACAAGGAAAATCaaaatgatgaatcaaaaaaattcagaggCAGACTTAGAAAACGACTTAGAAAGCTCGACCAATTCTATACAATAACATAGCACATGACTCGCTGTTTCTTTCTTCCTTTCATCGCACTTGCGACAAATGTCATCCCGTACTAGTCCTATCCTTTTCAGATGTGCCCTGAGTCTACATActaattatacttttattttttcagcttAAAAACTACCATTATGTATCATAAACGCGTATGTGCAGAGTGAGAAAATGAAGGGATGCCTTTGTCTTCAGCACCTCTTCAAAAACCGATGACTGATTGGCTGTCACAACGAGCGAGTGACTACCATTAGGTGCGAACTGAAATTATTTATGCCCTGAGTCTACAGTGTCCCGTTAACAGTCCTACAACTAGCATCAGCTGACACCCACTCATATTTAGTAGCTGCCAAGCTACCTCCTAATCAGATTCACATAGAAAACCGTGATTTTTACTCGCCTTGGGCTACTCTCTTCATAGTTTTCTATGTACCGTGTGTTGATAGGCGCGAATTTCTGTCTGAACAAAGCAATCCGCAACCCCCACGGCTGGTCCCGGGCCAAAGAGTCTCCTTGCTGAACCTCCACGAGTCAATTCATCGGCCGTCTTATTACCCTGGATTCCCGAGtacccaaaaaaaattgaccttGTTTCGCGATGCCAGTAAATCCAATTTCTCCTGACATTCCCTTACCAAGGCTGATTTGTCTGCTGGTGCAATTGCCAGCTGCTTGACAATCAGAACAGATACAAATCCTCTTGTTCCTATAGCCACGTTCCAAGTTCATCTCTGCACATTCTAACATTGCGAACACTTCCGACTAAAAGACCGTGCAGATTTTACTCAGAGCAAAATTAGTCTCCTTGGACGATCCTTGAAGCTAGATCCCTGCTGAAGTGCCTTCCTTGGTCTTGGATCGATCTGTGAACCAGATGAGATCACATCCCGAGGTCGGTCCCGGTGTATTTATCCACTTCTTCCGTTCCAGATAACTTACCCTTATTTCTACCTGTATTGAAAGATACTTTCAAAGTATCCGGAAAGTCCTGCCTAGCTAATACCgcagaatttaaatttctttgcTCGACAGTAATACTCGATAGTGACCTACTGGTCCCACGCGTCCCACCCACTGCCTATTTCTTATAAGTCCGCCCGCGACACTTAGTGCTGCTATCCTCACTATTAGATGTAGCGGATCCTATAGTGCTCCCAAAGCACAAAAAAGGGTTGACTTTCCAGCCCCTGTAATACCTCTCAGAAGTCCCCTGGCACCTACTTGCTCGATTCACTTTCACCAAGCAATAGTCCTATGCACTACCACAGGTATGACAACCGCTTGGTACATCCGGGCCATGATACTTGGGTTAATACCCTGGTTTCTACCGTAGATTCTACTGAGCGTATATAGCATCATAACAGCCCTGCAATCTCTAATTAAGtcttttatctaaaataacaCCTAGATGTTCGATTGAGTTTGAGGGTACAAAATCTTTGCTATAGAATTTTGGACTTTTTCACCCTTCTAGCCCTTTTTAAGCGTGAAGACTACCAGTTCTGTCTTGTCCGGATTGACACGTAGTCCGTATAACTATACTTAGTGCAATTCGAAATCTGCTACAGGTGGTGTTCGCATCTCCTGCTTGTATTACGATAGCTATATTCTCTGCATATCCCTGAGCGTTAAAACCCTGGTGGAAATCCTCGGCCTCCATAACAGCGGGGATAGCACTCACCCCTGCGGACATCCTTGGTTAGACCAATGGTAAAGAACAATTCAAAGACTAAGACTAATAAAAACTACTTACGTTTTGCGCTATTGTATCGGTACCCGTGACAATACACGCCCTAAAGGTCTTGCTTAGTAGTACAAGTGTATGATTCAAACCTTTTTGGAGCATAACCGGTAATACCTTAACGGTTCCCGGACTCTTATAAGGTTCAAACCCATTCACCACCCATTTTACTCTATCGATATTTACCACTCTAGACGCAATAACCCAGTCTCGGCGTCCCAACACCATTGGTTCGTTCCAGGTATCCATCAGAGAGGTTTCTACATACCCAGGAAAGTGTTTATCCAGCAGGAACCCACGCTTTTCCCTCTGGTCTAAAGCATAACCCCCTACCCCTCTGGAAGTTTGAGTGGTCCTGCTCGACTACCTTCCATGGCAATAATTTTCTTAAGCTTTGCCGCGTCTGGAACACTAGAGGTTTTTCCACAGAACTTTCTCCAGAAGTTCGTCTTGGACATTCTCAACGCctccttcaattttttttgcagagCTCTATAGTGCTCTGCAGCTCCCGGTCTCATTAGGGTCCTTAAAGTACCTTGTTCAGAGCTCTTACACATACACCATACCCTAGCTTCTGTAACTCGCTACTCCACCATCCACTCTTATTTCTTACAACGCTTAAAGGACAGTTATTTTCATACGCTTCGACCATTGCGCCCTGCAAATATGTCGCTGCGCCTTCGATTTCACTCGGAGTGTTAAACCTTGCCGGGAAGAACTCAATTTATTTCTCCAGCTCAGCTTCATACGCATTCCAGTCTacggttattaaaaaaaagaacaatctCGTTAGCAGACGACAGTAATTacgaagtaaaataaaatttaagtgaaaaaaaatttaataaaactaaGTGAAGATACTAAACTTACTTTAGAgagatagaaaatatattt is drawn from Aphidius gifuensis isolate YNYX2018 linkage group LG3, ASM1490517v1, whole genome shotgun sequence and contains these coding sequences:
- the LOC122852060 gene encoding uncharacterized protein LOC122852060 — translated: MQICNKNYAWNASRMKDHLLNQCKHRDPSVISRLKPFIKFNNSLKIRENKLSVSLNSSGSTDNSFITEDSSDPQKPTSASESPNKCQKRKNDQEQRHYDHHHSKRAKKTVKNYFDTVALKDQQHYDILMAKTIYASGLPLTLTENPLWIKYFKAIRPSLILPSRNKLSNDEVYNEMNNKVKELIKKAPAVGIQCDGWSNVNSQGVINFIVTTHAPLFVKSVATGTNSHNSDYIAQEINKVIHEVDPNKVVGLVADNASVMGKSSKIVTSTKPWISSYGCVAHILNLFLKDIGSLNSVQKLLDVAKNIINEIKSNQILLATFEQIQKDNPDKVSTSLKLPPNTRFGAIYLCLKSLLVNKHNLKNLAVSKKAEQYMKPLTSKIILEHPETFWFKLFNITVILKPIHKWISKLEGDRPNLSLVSECFYEMKYHLIKHVETPVLDAGDNELIMKKFEKRQAMALRPVHYAANMLDPLFRGKNLEPKDIDLATDFIHQLAEHFNLNIEIFTIELRKYLDKIGIWSKSYISLEVIF